The genomic segment aaaggtctgtatagacaaagctatggttttttccactactcatgtatagatgtgagttggaccataaagaaggctgagcaccaaagaactaatgcttagaactgtggtgctggagaagactcttgagagtcccttggacagcaagaaaatcaaccctgaatattcatcggaacaacagatgctgaagctccaatactttggccacctgatttgaagaacttactcattggaaaagaccctgatgctgggaaagactgaaggcaggaggagaaggtggcgacagaggatgagatggttggatggcatcaccgactcgatggacgtgagtttgagcaagctctgggagatagtgatagacagggaagcctggtgcgctgcagtccatggagctgcaaagagtcggacacaactgagcgactgaacaccaccaccactaacCACCTTACAAGCCATCACCTCACTAATCTTTAGCCCAGTTTTACACTAAGAAACCAAAGCCAGAAGTCACAGAGTAAATGGAGTCAAGATTCATCTGTGTGTTCTGGCAGGAGCAGCTCGGAGCCTGGAGCTGATGAGGTCAACCCATGAGGTCACAATGTGGTCCTTGGGACAGAGCCAGGGCGGGGGGCCCCCAGCCAGAGGGCAGGGCAGAGGCAGCATGGGCTGGGGTCCCCAGTGGTGACCAGCCCTGCCATGGGAAACAACAGTTCCCACAAGAGAACCAAAGTGCCCAAGCAGGCCCGCAAAGAGAAGCCACCTGACATGGACAAGGCCCAGCGCAAACGGCAGTTCTTCAACCACCTCAAGTGGAAGAAGCCCAGTGTGAGTCCAGGGAACAAGGGGCAGGTGGGGTTTGGCAGACCCGGACAGGTGGGCAGGAGCGGATGCTGGGGGTCTAGGTCACATAGGGCATGGAAGGGGttgcgtgtgtgtgctaagcagcttcagttgtgtccgactggttgcaaccccatggactgtagcccactgggctcctctgaccatgggatttctttccaacccagggatggaacccacatctcatctgtctcctgcattggcaggcgggttctttaccattaacgctgccagggaagcccctatggaAGGCATTAGAGAACCCCTGTTGTGGCTGAGGGTCTCAGGAACCCACGTGGGTGTGGATGGGGTCCTAATAACCCAGAAGGGAGAGCAGGTATCCCAGAAACCAGGAGGTGGATGAGACTTGGGAGCCTAGGAGGGTGTGCAGGAGATGTTTCTCCCAACCCGGGACAGATGGGTGGAAGTCTCGGCATGGTGAATCAGCCCTAGCGGCTGCCACTGAGGCTCCCTTATCCCCAACCCCCCCACCTCCGCTTTCCATTCcccagcttcaaaacgtgttactTTCCCCTCTCTTCAACTAGGCATGAGGCCCTGGGCCGGGACCGGGGTGGGTGAAGGGTCCCAGCATCAAGGCTGGAAGGGCAGACAGGGGAATCTCATAAACTTGATCGGAGTCAGGTGTCAGGAAGTCAGCCTGGGGTGGGTGAGGGTTTCCAGGCGGGGAGGCAGGGGTCTTGGGAGATGGAGCAGGGtgcctgcctcccccacctccccctatCCAGGCTGGGAGGACAGCGGGCACCCCGGAAACAAGAGAGGGCAGGCTTCTGGGAGACAGGACCCGGGTGGGTGAGGGTCCTCGGGAGGCAGGCGGGCGGAGCTCGTTCCCCTCacgcccctgccccacccccagaccAAGATCGTGCTGCTCTTCCCCCTGGACAAGCGGCAGCAACTAGCCGAGGCAACGGCGGGGCCCAGAGCGCGGCCCGCGCGGGCGAGCGAGGCTGCGGCGGACACCCCCGCGGGGCCCCCGGCGGCGGCACCCATGTTGCGAGGAGCTGGCGACGGCGGTGAGCGGCGCGAGAGCGCGCGCGCGCGAGAGATGAAGAAGATCCtcgtcctgctgctgctgctggacgCGCGGCTGCAGGAGGAGGGACGCCGCGCGGCGGGCggccccgggggcggggccggcgcgggGGGCGGAGCCAAGGCGGTGCAGGGCTGGCAGCGGCTCTACGCGCGCCTGCTGACCCAGAGCGAGAACGACTGCGAGGCCGAGGCCGCCGAGGAGCAGCCGCGCAAGCGGCGCCGCTGCCCCCGCCCGCGGCCCTGAGTGCCTGGCCCGGACCTCCCGGACCCTGGTCCGGTCCAATAAAGAGCGCATAGCAACGCTGGCGTCTGTAGCCCGGTCTGAAGCGTCGGGGCGTGGAGACGgggtgggggaaactgaggcccagagcaagACAGGGAAGAACAGGCgaatgggggggcggggggtagaGCCATGGCCGTGGCCTGGGGCCAAGGCTGgttttgctttctcctttcttctgaccCAAGTGTCAGAACCAATGTGCCGCACTGGAGAGGGGGCACCCTACCACAGTGGAGGGAGGGTTCTCCTCTCCCTGCGACTCCTGGCCGGGGTCAGATCCCGCCACCAGGGCTGCAGATCCGACGGAAGAGAGCTTGGGCAAAGTCAGGCTTGGCCACActaggaggaggaggggcctgcTTCCAGCAGAGGCCAGGCAAGTCCAAGAGTCTCCAGCACTCAACAATTCTTTCCTAACTGAGGGAAAGTCCCAGGCAAAAAGCCACCACCGTGGGGAAGAACTGAGAAAGTCCAAGGTCAGCATAGTTTGAGCCTTAGACTCACATCCTGCCTGTGAGAGCACCCAGGAGGAGAGACTGGGGTCCCTGGTCCTCTGACCCCTCAATCCTACCCCACTGTGCTTGATGACCCCCAAGGCACCTCAGTCACCGTCTCCCCACctaccccaccccatcctcttcCCCACACTGCAGCCAAAGAGGCTTCTTCCAAAGCACTTATCTGTAGGGCAGTTCACACTTCTGCTCATAAGCTCACACTGGCTCGCCAATGCCCAGACCTATTATTGGAATGTACAGGCCCAGATGCCCAGCCTGTCTTCCCCTCTGGGGCGTCTCAGTGACTTCCACTCTCACTCCTGCTCTGGTCATACTGTCACTTGTGGTCTTCGATTCAAGGTTCACCTCCCTAGTTCATCCACAAGAGGCCTGGCACACTTTCTGTGGGCAGGACCCGGCTGCTTCTCACGCTCCTGGGTCCCAAACCCAGCGCCAGACCCTAGTCATTCTTGTCCACTCCAGCCCTGCCGAACCTGCAGCCTGCTTTCCGCTGGCAACCAATCTCAAAATGCCCctttgcggggggtgggggggtgcgatGCAAAGGGGTGAAGGTCCCAGCTCACTAAAACCACAGGTACGACTAACTTCTCCTGAAGGTACACTTTTGTCAGTGTCAACACCACATTGCCTGCATCAGGCTGGAGGTCGCAGTACCCgtcacccctcccccactgccatgTGAGAACTGACCCGTTCCTACCATCCACATGGCTGCAATCAAGGTAACCACGTTCTTCAATGTGGCCACATCTCCTGGCATAAGCAACTGGCCCAAGCCCGGTCCTCTCAGTTCCTTCCCTGGGTCTGTAATTCAGGaaatcttgttcagttgctcagtcatgtctgactctttgcaaccccatggactgcagcatgccaggcttccctgtccttcactatctcctggagtttgctcaaactcacgtccattgagccaaggatgccatccaaccatctcaccctctgttgtcccctcctccaccTCAGGAACTGTAGGAGACAATGTTTTCTTTGGGAACATGCACAGGCTGAAGCCAGTCTTGAGAAGAATATAAACACAATGCAGAGCCCAATGCACCTCTTGGGTCCCCCACAGCCTGGCAGCCAGACCCTGCTTCCAGTATTTTCCTAAAGCCTGTTTTCACTCTTGCCTTTagcatatataaaacatacaagGCTCTTGTGATAAAATCCATACTTTAGCTTAAGCTCACCTGAATAGGTCTTCAACTTGCAACCATAACGgtcctaaagagaaaaaaaagactgcagAGACATGACGTGGCCTGTTTcctgtggggggggtggggggcatgacTGCCTTTTGGAGGAAGTAATTGAGCCCAGGGTGAGATTCGGACTCACTCAGTACACAGTGAAGGCAGCCTCAGAATTGAGTCACAAACTCAGGTCCACGTTTGTAAGCCCCTGAAGGTAGGATCCCTTTGTGGGCTACCTGGGCCCTTGAAAGCTAAGCTCAAAGAGATCTTCAGGGTGGCTGGAGATCGGTGATTAAGAGCTTTCTCTTCAGCGTTGAGAGGAGAGAGGCTGCACGTTTGTCCAGAGCTCATCAAAGTGGTTTGGGGGAAGCAGTtaaattggctgtgctgggcccaggtggctcagtggtaaagtatccgcctgagAATGCTGGAGactgagatgcaggttcaatccctgggttgggaagatcccctggataaggaaatggcaacccactccagtattcttccacggaaaattccatggacacaagggcttggcaggctacagtccatgaggtcgcaaagagccggacacgactgagcataaaCGCTAAGCACAGCTGGGTGGCTGAGGCCACAACCCTGGGTGTCAAAATCATTGCCAGTGGCCCTGTCCCCGGAGACAGGCTGGGTCTGGGCGTTTTCATCTGGGTAGAGGCTATGGAAGCACAGCAGATGCTGAGAACTGAGGTCACAATGAATCCAATCCAAgttcttttccttgtttctttgaccaccctctcccacctccactaGGAACCACAGTACTTTGGTCATGCCCAGTTGAGACGTGCCAGGAGACCGCTGGAGGCTCAAGGGTCGGGCTGGACTCCTGGGTCCCCAAGGGGAACAGATGTCTGGATAATATCGCCACAAAGGCCTTTTATTCCCAGAGCTGCTCCTGAAGGCTTCTCAATCTCTTCAAGGACTTGGCCCGCCCCTCTCATCATCCATCTAAGCAAGAGTTTAGGGGGGCGGAGCCGCACCGCTGAGGAGGGTCCTCAGAGAGAGGGTGGGGCCTTGAGCCGGAAGAGGGGGAAGACGGCCCGAGACGGCCCGGGCCCAGCGAGGGAGGAGCCTGACTCTTGAACCAGAAGGCCGGGCCTCAGGCCCAGGGGCGGAGCCAAGTCAAGGGCTGAAGAGACCTCTACTCAGGCCAGAAGAGTGGGACCTCGGGACCACAGGGCGCGGCCCAAGAACTGAGCCCAGAAAGGTGGGGGACGTGGGCCCGGGAGGTAGAGCTGCGAGCTGAAAGGCGGGCCTTCATCGAAGCCAGCTGAGACGCGGTTCTCAGGCCGAGGGCGGGTCCGAGCCTTCGGGGGCCGAGGTTTTGACTGCAGGGCTTGCCGGCCCGAAGATGGCTTCGCTGGCCAATAGTCGCCGGGTCCGCCGGCTGTCCTCGTTGGGCCACGTCGCGGTGGTCGTGGACCAGGGTTCCGGCTTCACCAAGGCGGGCTTCGCGGGAGAGGAGCAGCCACGCCTGGTACTCAAGAGCTCCAGCCTGGTGCCCAGCTGGGACCGGCCGGTGCTGCCCGGGGCGCCGGGCTGTGAGCTGGCAGGCGGCGTGGCGCGGGCACACCCCATCAAGCACGGCGTGGTGGTGGACTGGGAAGCGCTGGAGGGGCTGTGGGAGCGCCTGCTGGTGGGCGGCCTGCGGGTGTGCCCGGAGGAGTGGCCCGTGCTCGTCAGCGACTCCCCGTCGGCGCCGCCCGTGGGCCGCGAAAGGGTGGCCGAGCTGCTGTTCGAGGCCCTGGCAGTGCCCGCGTGCCACCTGGCCAGCACCGCCTTGTTGGCGCTCTGCTCCGTGGGCGCGTTCAGCGGGCTGGCCTTGGAGGCGGGCGCGGGCGTGTGCCACGCCACGCCCGTCTATGCGGGCCACTCGTGGCACAAGGCCACCTTCCGGCTGGATGTGGCTGGCAGCACCCTGTCGCGCTACCTGCGGGACCTGCTGGTGGCAGCAGGCCCTGATCACCGACTGCAGGCCCTGCCCCACAAGGTCATCACACAGCTCAAGAAGCGCTGCTGCTACGTGTCGCTAGACTTCGAGGGTGACCTCTGTAATCCTGCCCGCCAGCACCCAGTCAGTTTCTACTTAGGCAGTGGGTGCTCTGTCTGCCTTGGCAGCGAGCGCTTCTGCTGCCCAGAACCCCTCTTCCAGCCGGGTCTGCTAGGCCAGGCTGAGCCGGGACTGCCCATCCTGGCCTTCCGGGCACTGCAGAGGGTGCCCGCGACACTACGGACACGGCTGGCCAACACCGTGGTGCTGGCCGGTGGCTCCACgcttttccctggcttccctgagcgcctggagctggagctggaggcCCAATGCCGTGGGACACTGCAGCCGCGCCTGGTGGCCAAGCCTGGGCGCGGGACAGCGGTGTGGACGGGCGGCTCCATGGTCGCCTCGCTGCGCACCTTCCAGTGCCCCTGGATGACCCGGGCCATGTACCAGGAATGTGGCTCCAGGCTGGTGCACGAAGTGTTCCACTGAGTCCTGCTGGACTGGAAGGGGTGGTGCCACAAGGGGGCGCTGCAGAGGCAGACGCTGGGCAGGCTGAGCTGCAGCTGTCAGAGGCATTGAGTGCCAGATAAAAACCTCAGTGATTACAGCCGGCAGAGTCGTGTGGTGATGGGTCACCTTCTACCCCTTTCTGGGCCAGGAGGGGGTGGTCAGGAACCCTGGGGCTCTTACTCTGAGCTGCGGTGTGAATCCCCGCGAACCAGTGCCAGTTCAGAGAATGTCAGTATAgctgcccacccccaggccctgTTTCCATGGCAACAAGGAAGGTGCTGCCCCTACTGGTGTCCAGGCCACAGATACGGAAGTCATCATAGCATACCAACCTCTCATCATGTAGCATTCAGATACCCATCCCGTGCCAGGCCCCAAAGGGTGACCCTTGGAAAAGCTACTAGACCCTATGTGAAAGCAACCAGAAGGGGAAGCCCTGTCCTCAGCTCATTGTTAACTCACagagagcctcagtttccccttctgtaaaaATGAGGTCAGGCACAATCCCAAGCCTGCTCACTGCTCCCTCCTCGCCCCCTCATTCAGAGCTATGGGACAAAGAGAGGTGGAGACATCTCTTACAAGGAACACAGAAAGGGAAGGGTAGctttcagtgtttaaaaatacCATCCAAGGGCCCGGAGCCCTGGCTGTGAGCACTGTTTCTGCTGTGCGCACATGTCCataatatacacaaacacatgggTGCACACATGCCTGTCTACTCACGCATGTCCTCGggctgtcccccacccccccaccaagcTCTACACACCAGCGTGGGCCTGTGGATGGGTGTGAGCATGCCCTACCCCCAACCCATCCCTGCTGGGAGCTGGGCTTGATACACCAAAACAATCAGGTCTGGTCAGTAAtaaaagcagcagcagctccagatATGAAGTGGCTATTATGAGCCAGGCAGAGAGCAAGACAGACAAAACTCCCTGCCTTCATTCTCCTTTAATTGTCACAATGAATGTCTGGAGGTAGGTTCTATTAATAtgcccagtttacagatgaggaaactgagacccagagaggtaaaGCTGCACAGCCAGAAAGTGGAAGCCAGGCCTCTAGCCCCACAGCCCTAAGTCCGATGATGGAGGCTCCCACAGCACAGCAGACACCCCCAGCCCTCATCCTGCCACCCCGCTGCAACGATCAGCCCCTCCACTCACCAGCTTGGTGGTGTCCATGGCAGTGAGCACAGCACAGTTGAGCGACTCCAGTGCCGCCAGCACAGGCCGGTAGACGCCCAGGTGTTCAGAGAAGTAGTCTGAGGGCAGAGGAGATACTCAAAGGTTCCTGGGGTACATCCCCCCATTTAAAACCTAGAATTCTCCAGCAGCCAACCAGGCCTTATACCCTGAGCCCAGCCCAGCCTGCTCCATCAGAACACCAGCGACACCCACCTGCCCGGGAGACAAGCACCCCCATGGGCCTACTTACCACACAGTTTCTCCGTTTCCAAATTGCTGCAGGGAAAAGAGAAGGTGTCCTTCAGACCCTCCTGGTAAACTAGGACTGACTTTGAAGCCAGCGGTCCTTTCCTCTCCCTGCCCAGCTCAGCCTGACACAGAGGCAACTTCTGACTCCACCCCACATTAAGCTGCTCAGTGGACAGAGATGGGGTACTACCAGCCCACCAAACAGTGTCTAAGGAGAAAAATTCAGCCCCTCTCTCAACCTCCAAGGGGATTTCAGGCTGGGGGAGACAGATGTGAACACAGGCCAGAGAGGAGTGGTTAGAGCTGGGAAGGAGAAGTCAGGTCTGTGGAAGCGCAGAAAAGGCATGGAGTATCTGTAGGTCAGGGAGGGCTTTCTGGAAGAGAGGCTCCCTAAGCTAGGCTTTGAAGGACGAGGAATTTGACTGGTGTATCTGGTGATGGTGAGGTAGCAGCAGTGCAGACAAAGGTCTGGCCCAAGCTTCAGAAAATGGGAGGGCATGGGAGCCTagaatttcttccaaggaggggggaggagggggaagtgaGAGGGAGGGATagctgtgcacacatgtgcacccacGTGAGGAAGCAGGAGAAGGCAAGCAAATTCGTACGAAGGCCTGGAGATGTGGGAGCACCTGCATCCATGGGTGGGAGCAGGCAGGGCCCAGCTGTCCCCAGGCATCCGCTGGTCGCTCAGCGGGAagcaggagtggggtgggggggggggcacctgTGGGCTGAACCATAGGTGGTGACTCAGGCCTGGCTATTTTGGGGTCCCAGCTGGAAGCAGTGTGATGGGCAGGGCTGGAGCCAGGGAAGGGGTAGGTAGGCGGGTAAAGCTGGCACTTAGCCCTGGCACTCCTTTCCCCGTGCCCTCCCCCCCATCCTCCATAAGGAACCCAAGCAAGCAGGGGACACAGTGGGGTAGGGACAACCTGGGCTCACATCTACACGCGGCGTGTGCACCCCAACCCCCATACTCACTCAGCGGGATGCCCATCAACACCACTGAACAGCTCTCGCAGCTCCCCAGGGCTGAGAACCCCATCAGCAAAGTAATTCTGGAATTCTTCAAATGAGAGCTTCCCAtcatctggggggtgggggtgggcacaggGCACAGAGTCGgtatctctgagccctggctgcACCCCTGCCACCCGATGGAGGCCCCCTGAAGGCTTTGCAGCATCTCATAACCACCCAGCCAAGTGAGATGGGATTCTGGGCTGGAAGGGAGGCCTGGCCATTGGGGACCAAAGGGTTGGGGCCCCCAGAGGTGCCCACTTCAAGCAACAGGGCCCACTCTGCAGGTGCCCAAGGGACAAAGCAGTCCATATGTGGCACTCAGCAGGGACTCAATGTTTGCCaaatggagaaataaatgaacaacaGCCTGGGGCACAGTCAGATCATGGCAGGGCCTAGATGTCACTTGGAGGAACTGGGTCTCTGGGGCTGGGTCTCTGCCCACGTGGCTCCCGGGTGGAGGGGACCTCCGtgctctggacccaggcccttcACAGAGAAGCTGCAGGGAGTCAGATGTGATCTTCCTAAGAGTAGGGCCCCGGTAAGAAGCAGCAGACTGGTCAGGAGGGAAAGACCTCCCCATCACAGAGGCTGCTTCCCCATCACAGAGGCTGCCTCCCCATCACAGAGGCTGCTTCCCCATCACAGAGGCTGCCTCCCCATCACAGAGGCTAAGAGCATAAGAGCACTGGCCAGAGGCACCGGTTATTCAGCCTGTGAGGTCTCTAAGCACATGGGGTGGGAGAGTGGAGCTGGGGAgggcctgagcctccctccccagatGGAATGCTGTGATCCAAATGAGACCACGTGCCCTGATCAACTGGCTGAGACAAATTTGAGGAGACCCAGGGAGAAGAGGTAAGGGGTGGGGACCCATCCATCCTCTCTCAAGGAGGCCAGGTGAAGGTGAGGTCAAAGCTTGACGGGTGGTCTCCACTCAGACCCTCCACTGGCCCATCAGGGCACCGTGGGCTGTTCTGAGTCATCTGTGGGCAGCAACCTGCCTGCAAGGTCCCCTGATGGCTCCTGCTTTAGCTTTCCAGATTTTGCCAGGCCAGCAGCTGAGACTGCCCAGGATTCAGGGCATCAGGGGAGCTGACTCCCTGGACCTAGCTCTGTCCTGCCCACGCCCTCCCTGCATCCAGCTGGTTGGTAATATGGAAAGTTACTGAGCTCTCTAAGAATCTATGATAAAATCCCCCACGGCCCTGGCTCCGTGACCACACCCTTCCAAGCCCCTCACAGAGGGAGCCTGGAACCAGGCATCGCATAGACccgggtttcttttttttttttttttaaacatttatttttatttatttggctgcatagagtcttagttgtggcatgtgggatctagttccctaaccagggatcgaaccaagccCCCCTGTatcaggagcacagagtcttagccactggaccacaagggaattccctagaCCCGGGTTTCAAGGCCCAGCACCTCCGGCAGCCTGCTgtacctctctgggcctcggctcctttgtctgtgaaatggggtgaAGACTTCGGCGGTGGTGAGGAAAACAGGAGGTCATCTACAGGAAGTACCCTCCCACCAGGCCAGGACACTGCATGAAAGTcagcccccacctccagcctctgGCTAAACCACATTCCCTCCACTCTCCCTCCTGCCAAATtggatacaaaacagaaacttccTACAAGAAGGACACCCGGGTTGATTCTTCTGATTCGGATCCTCTCAAGATTTCTCTCCATTCTCAACTGTGCTCCAAACCCTCCCCGGAGCCTCTCTGATGCCCCTTAACCCCCAGCATGGGACTCAGCGGAAGCCACACTCACCATTCTTGTCTGCTCGGCGGAAAACCTAGAGGACAAAAGGGCaggggtgggagctgggagccGGGAGGCCAGagccccacccccccaaaccCACAGAGCCCCAGCTGGCCGGCCTGCCCCCTGcatctcccttcctcctgcccagCTCGGCCCTCCAGGGCCTTTTCCAACAAGGGGAAGAGCACACAGCGGGCCCCATGGCTTGCTCCCTTCTCCCGCAGGGCCTGGCCTTGTGGGGGGTGCTCCAAGCTGGCTCTCTGCACCTTCAGCTCCCACACCCCCAAGTCAATCCGGAGTTCTCTCTGATGCATCAGCCCTTGGAACGGTCCCAGCTTGAGGCAGGTGGGGAGACGGGCCAAGATGCGGCTGGAAGATCCCAGGCACCCATCCCAGACCTGAACCCCAACTCTGCTGTGTGGCTATGGTTCGTCCCAGACTCTGCCCACTCCTGGCTGTTTCTCTGTCAGCTTCTTGAGACCCTGCCGTGCAGGTGGTGGCTAGCCCTTCCTTTGTGGGTGCCTGTTTACTCAGTAGCATACCGGGGAACAGCCCAGGGTTAACTCTTCCAGGGCCGACTCAGTACGACGGTCCTGGGCAGGcccgtgtgtgtatgtatgtgttgtatgtgcagggagagtaagaggcacAGAAAGCAAGGGTGGACAGATGGTATTTATGGAGAAACAGACAGGAAGGACAACAGAGGTAGCAAAAGTGGAGTCCAGACATGGTCCCTGTCTCCCCTAGGGACTAGAGACTCCCTGGTCACTCAAAACAACCCAGCAAAGAGGGCACCAGGTCTGGCAAGGAGGGGCAGGCCAAAGCCTGGACAGAGAGCCCTGGTCAGCTCCAGATTCTGAGTGCCCCTCCCCTCGGGCTGCTTTCTCGGAGATGAATGCACTCCCTGGCCTGAAGCCTGACTCTCAGAAGGCTGCCACCGGCTCACTCGGGGTCACAGAGCCACCCAGGGTGCCTGGCCAGGACAGACAGacatgctgggggtggggtggggggctgagggagggggaggggttcTAAGCTGTGAACACAGAGGACACGGAGGGCCACACCCTAGGGCGCCCCTGCCTCTGTGTGTGAGCAGGAACGTATCCTCACCCCTCCAGGCCTTGGTTTTTCCATCTGGGAAATGGAAGGGTCAGGTCCCTTCCAGCTGAGAGGGCTCTGGCCAAGGTGCTGAGTCACtaggggcagtggggagggggcagaacaGCCTCTCCCACCCCAAAGGGGCCTAGGGAGTGGGGACGCAAGAGGAACAGGACAGCTGCGCACAGGGGTgaagggtggggaaggggtgcaGGTGAGTGACCCCGGCTGGGCCAGGGTGCTGCAGGGCCACCTGCCAGGCAAGGGGAGGGTGTACAGACCACAGAGGGTGAGTGTGGGCAGCGCCGACCAACTCTGGGATCCCACAGCCCTTGGGTGGGATCTGAGGGGGTCGGGGGTCAGCACAGGTCAGGAgtcaggggtggggggcggggaacgGCTGCTTCCTCTCCCAGGCCCCCTTGCCTGGGTCAGCCCAGCCTGGGGCTGCCAGAGAGGGGCACCGTGGCCGCTCCCGTGACCAAGAGTTGACAGCCCCCGCCCGGCCAGACACATACACGGGGTGGTTTGGGGTTGGGGGGGCCGCGGGGGCAGCGACACTAAACCagaggcaaggagagataagcagAGAAAGAG from the Dama dama isolate Ldn47 chromosome 23, ASM3311817v1, whole genome shotgun sequence genome contains:
- the ACTL10 gene encoding actin-like protein 10, producing MASLANSRRVRRLSSLGHVAVVVDQGSGFTKAGFAGEEQPRLVLKSSSLVPSWDRPVLPGAPGCELAGGVARAHPIKHGVVVDWEALEGLWERLLVGGLRVCPEEWPVLVSDSPSAPPVGRERVAELLFEALAVPACHLASTALLALCSVGAFSGLALEAGAGVCHATPVYAGHSWHKATFRLDVAGSTLSRYLRDLLVAAGPDHRLQALPHKVITQLKKRCCYVSLDFEGDLCNPARQHPVSFYLGSGCSVCLGSERFCCPEPLFQPGLLGQAEPGLPILAFRALQRVPATLRTRLANTVVLAGGSTLFPGFPERLELELEAQCRGTLQPRLVAKPGRGTAVWTGGSMVASLRTFQCPWMTRAMYQECGSRLVHEVFH